CTACCGATGGCAAACTCATTGAGGAGCACATTGGACTAGCTAGTACCCACACCGCTGCTTACAGCGTGGCCCATATGGTAGCGCCGCCGCAATGGAGCGAGCCTCACCAAACGCCGGAGTTTGATGAAATTACCATTGTCGTGCGCGGCCGCAAGCGGTTCGAGGTCGATGGCGACGTGATTGAGCTTACCGCCGGCGAGTCGTTGCTAATTAAGGCCGGGGCCCGGATTCGCTATTCTAATCCGTTTGAGGAGGAGTGCGAATATTGGTCGATTTGCGTACCCGCTTTCAGCCCGGCTACGGTGAATCGCGAGGAAGAATAGAAATCACCTAGCAGTTCATACTTGTGACATTTTCGTTACCTAGGTGTTGAAGATCCTTATCCGGTTAAAACGTCTTAGGTTGTTGCGAAGTGACGGAATAACACTCAAAACCCTCTTGACCATACGGGCAAGAGGGTTTTAAATTTTAGGAAAGCCGCGTCCTCAGTGGTCGAATTTCTATGCCCATAGGGCATTTTGCGCGTTATTGCGCCTTCGCACCGATGACATTTCCATTTCTACTCCCCTCACCTGATGAAACAAAAAGTACTGTTTTGGCTGGTTCTATTTACTATTTCCTGTCATGCGTTGCAGGCGCAACACAGGCTTAAGGC
This Hymenobacter sp. GOD-10R DNA region includes the following protein-coding sequences:
- a CDS encoding cupin domain-containing protein, with protein sequence MSEKKYFRQLAPFRVPTTDGKLIEEHIGLASTHTAAYSVAHMVAPPQWSEPHQTPEFDEITIVVRGRKRFEVDGDVIELTAGESLLIKAGARIRYSNPFEEECEYWSICVPAFSPATVNREEE